A stretch of the Archangium violaceum genome encodes the following:
- a CDS encoding ATPase domain-containing protein, which yields MSGPGEQPVLSRLETGIPNLDAIFHGGLPKGVVAVMAGPPGSGKTILTQQLCFHHAAQGGRVLYFNTLSEPTAKTLLYLRPFSFFQPALLESHIRFVDLGLILRTKGLELTANLVMEQLKQFKPSMVVIDSFKVFDDLAKSAEELRKFTYELTVRLMAWECTTFLIGEYNPEHFEHPAFSAIDGIITLKQREQSGEQQRLVQIIKMRGTSHSRDEHPFIITESGVEVYAPSVTLRRKRVTGQRPEEVRRLKTGVSRLDELLGEGIPYGSSVIVSGVAGSGKTMLGLEVVYRGAREQGERGIYFSFEETEERLRSTARGMGWELDREIERGLVRIVFIPQPDILVDRHLLEIQRHVESFEARRVVLDSMSVFLHKIEDKRVVRDKVFWLANIVQNQEAVGFFANDIPSGTTQATRFGVEETVMDGLILLTWEQEGLERHRYIEVNKLRNTGHARGRHAMSISRGGIRVFPRVDEALPQVESTPLAPSRRRLSSGVPQLDALVGGGLLDGSVTLVSGSPGTGKSTLGLHFVLEAARNGERALYIGLEEGPTQILQGAESLGLPLREALDAGTVEILFLPREQLHAARFLSVVEERITRLKPSRVVLDSASDIEVQGLVSDELRLLLYGLVIRLRGLGVTSLFTLEARSLFLSETISERGLSPLADNILMFRYAQEEGRLVPILTVVKTRGSSHDRATHRFTIGEGGLLLPGGQPGTASPPSGKGPAKRRRPVSKKGRRK from the coding sequence ATGAGTGGTCCAGGTGAGCAGCCGGTACTGTCCCGGTTGGAGACCGGCATCCCCAACCTGGATGCCATCTTCCACGGCGGCCTTCCCAAGGGCGTGGTGGCGGTCATGGCCGGCCCTCCGGGTTCGGGCAAGACCATCCTCACCCAGCAGCTGTGCTTCCACCACGCCGCCCAGGGCGGCCGGGTCCTCTACTTCAACACCCTCTCCGAGCCGACCGCGAAGACGCTGCTCTACCTGCGGCCCTTCTCCTTCTTCCAGCCGGCGTTGCTCGAGTCGCACATCCGCTTCGTCGACCTCGGCCTGATTCTGCGCACCAAGGGCCTGGAGCTGACGGCCAACCTGGTGATGGAGCAGCTCAAGCAGTTCAAGCCCTCGATGGTGGTCATCGACAGTTTCAAGGTCTTCGACGACCTCGCCAAGTCAGCCGAGGAGCTGCGCAAGTTCACCTACGAGCTCACCGTCCGGCTGATGGCCTGGGAGTGCACCACCTTCTTGATCGGGGAGTACAACCCCGAGCACTTCGAGCACCCGGCCTTCTCCGCCATCGACGGCATCATCACCCTCAAGCAGCGCGAACAGTCCGGGGAGCAGCAGCGGCTGGTGCAGATCATCAAGATGCGCGGCACCTCGCACAGCCGCGACGAGCACCCGTTCATCATCACCGAGAGCGGCGTGGAGGTCTACGCGCCGAGCGTCACCTTGCGGCGCAAGCGTGTCACCGGGCAGCGTCCGGAAGAGGTCCGCCGTTTGAAGACGGGCGTCTCCAGGCTCGATGAGCTCCTCGGCGAGGGCATCCCCTACGGCTCGAGCGTCATCGTCTCGGGAGTGGCGGGCTCCGGCAAGACGATGCTGGGGCTGGAGGTCGTCTACCGGGGTGCCCGGGAGCAGGGCGAGAGGGGCATCTACTTCTCCTTCGAGGAGACGGAGGAGCGCCTGCGCTCCACCGCCCGGGGGATGGGCTGGGAGCTGGACCGGGAGATCGAGCGGGGGCTGGTGCGGATCGTCTTCATCCCCCAACCGGACATCCTGGTGGATCGGCACCTGCTGGAGATTCAGCGCCACGTCGAGTCCTTCGAGGCCCGGCGCGTGGTGCTCGACTCGATGTCGGTCTTCCTCCACAAGATCGAGGACAAGCGCGTCGTGCGCGACAAGGTGTTCTGGCTGGCGAACATCGTGCAGAACCAGGAGGCGGTGGGCTTCTTCGCCAATGACATCCCCTCCGGCACGACGCAGGCCACCCGCTTCGGTGTGGAGGAGACGGTGATGGACGGGCTCATCCTCCTCACGTGGGAGCAGGAGGGCCTCGAGCGCCATCGCTACATCGAGGTGAACAAGCTGCGCAACACCGGTCATGCCAGGGGCCGGCACGCGATGAGCATCAGCCGCGGGGGCATCCGCGTCTTCCCGCGCGTCGATGAGGCGCTGCCCCAGGTGGAGTCCACTCCGCTCGCGCCCAGCCGGCGGCGGCTCTCCTCCGGCGTGCCGCAACTCGATGCGCTGGTGGGCGGCGGGCTGCTCGATGGCAGCGTGACACTGGTGTCGGGCAGCCCCGGGACGGGCAAGAGCACGCTCGGTCTGCACTTCGTGCTCGAGGCGGCGCGCAACGGGGAGCGCGCGCTCTACATCGGCCTGGAGGAAGGCCCCACCCAGATCCTCCAGGGGGCCGAGTCGCTGGGGCTGCCGCTGCGGGAGGCGCTCGATGCCGGGACGGTGGAGATCCTCTTCCTGCCTCGCGAGCAGTTGCACGCGGCGCGCTTCCTCAGCGTCGTGGAGGAGCGGATCACCAGGCTCAAGCCCTCCCGGGTGGTGCTCGACAGCGCCAGCGACATCGAGGTCCAGGGCCTGGTTTCCGATGAGCTGCGGTTGCTGCTCTACGGCCTGGTCATCCGCCTGCGCGGCCTGGGGGTGACGAGCCTCTTCACCCTCGAGGCCCGCTCACTCTTCCTGTCCGAAACCATCAGCGAGCGCGGGCTGTCTCCGCTCGCCGACAACATCCTCATGTTCCGCTATGCCCAGGAGGAGGGCCGGCTCGTTCCCATCCTGACGGTGGTGAAGACCCGCGGTAGCAGCCATGACCGGGCGACCCATCGCTTCACCATCGGGGAGGGGGGGCTGCTGCTGCCGGGTGGCCAGCCCGGGACGGCATCTCCACCTTCCGGGAAGGGACCGGCGAAGAGACGTCGCCCGGTGTCCAAGAAGGGGCGTCGGAAATAA
- a CDS encoding DUF2188 domain-containing protein, whose translation MDSAPDLRVPVESRSEGKPREVNPKSARWRVTVAEDALGWWVRLEGSGQVDRYPNVTQAIHRGRKLAHQNKPSCLVVHHASGVEELAWFEE comes from the coding sequence ATGGATTCAGCCCCGGATCTCCGCGTTCCCGTCGAGTCGAGGAGCGAGGGCAAGCCGAGGGAAGTGAACCCGAAGTCCGCTCGGTGGAGGGTGACCGTGGCGGAGGACGCGCTGGGCTGGTGGGTCCGGCTCGAGGGGAGCGGTCAGGTCGACCGTTACCCCAACGTGACCCAGGCCATCCATCGCGGACGGAAGCTGGCGCATCAGAACAAACCCTCGTGCCTCGTCGTCCATCACGCGAGCGGGGTGGAGGAGCTGGCCTGGTTCGAGGAGTGA
- a CDS encoding M20 family metallopeptidase codes for MSTSPRLNNATATASSERIWEEEILPRLHEYIRIPNKSPAFEPDWKKKGDMDKAVRLIAGWCESQSKHIPGLKVEVVTLENEKGEERTPVIYMEIPGTGDDTVVLYGHLDKQPEMTGWRAGLSPWEPVREGDKLFGRGGADDGYSAFASLAAIRLLKEQGVAHARCVVLIEACEESGSYDLPAYIEHLAPRIGKASLVVCLDSGCANYEQLWMTTSLRGLISGNLRVDILDEGVHSGDASGIVPSSFRILRQLLSRVEDEQTGRIRVDGLHVHIPQARREQAAAVAEVLGEEVYSKFPWVPGSRPVTVDRAEQILNRTWRPALSVTGVEGMPALGSAGNVLRPFTSVKLSMRIPPRLDPKAATQALKQTLEADPPYGAKVTFEGEKASAGWDAPPLEKWLEKATHEASCAFFGKPFMAMGEGGTIPFMEMLGRRFPEAQFLITGVLGPNSNAHGPNEFLHIPTGKKLTCCVASVLSSHFSR; via the coding sequence ATGAGCACCAGCCCCCGGCTGAACAACGCCACCGCCACCGCCTCGTCCGAGCGCATCTGGGAGGAGGAGATCCTCCCCAGGCTCCACGAGTACATCCGCATCCCCAACAAGTCGCCCGCCTTCGAGCCGGACTGGAAGAAGAAGGGTGACATGGACAAGGCGGTGAGGCTCATCGCCGGCTGGTGCGAATCCCAGTCGAAGCACATCCCCGGGCTCAAGGTGGAGGTGGTCACCCTCGAGAACGAGAAGGGCGAGGAGCGCACCCCCGTCATCTACATGGAGATTCCGGGCACCGGTGACGACACCGTGGTGCTCTACGGCCACCTCGACAAGCAGCCCGAGATGACCGGCTGGCGCGCGGGTCTCTCTCCCTGGGAGCCCGTGCGCGAGGGCGACAAGCTCTTCGGCCGCGGTGGCGCCGACGACGGCTACTCGGCCTTCGCGTCACTGGCCGCCATCCGCCTGCTCAAGGAGCAGGGCGTTGCCCACGCGCGCTGCGTGGTGCTCATCGAGGCGTGCGAGGAGAGTGGCAGCTACGACCTTCCCGCCTACATCGAGCACCTCGCCCCGCGCATCGGCAAGGCGTCCCTCGTGGTGTGCCTCGACTCGGGCTGTGCCAACTACGAGCAGCTGTGGATGACCACCTCGCTGCGCGGACTCATCTCCGGCAACCTGCGCGTGGACATCCTCGACGAGGGCGTGCACTCGGGTGATGCCAGCGGCATCGTGCCCTCGTCCTTCCGGATCCTCCGGCAGCTCCTCTCGCGCGTGGAGGACGAGCAGACCGGCCGCATCCGCGTCGACGGCCTCCACGTCCACATCCCCCAGGCCCGCCGCGAGCAGGCCGCCGCCGTGGCCGAGGTGCTCGGCGAGGAGGTGTACTCGAAGTTCCCCTGGGTCCCCGGCTCCCGCCCCGTCACGGTCGACCGCGCCGAGCAGATCCTCAACCGCACCTGGCGCCCGGCGCTCTCCGTCACCGGCGTGGAGGGCATGCCGGCCCTGGGCAGCGCGGGCAACGTGCTGCGCCCCTTCACCTCGGTGAAGCTGTCCATGCGGATTCCTCCGCGGCTGGACCCCAAGGCCGCCACCCAGGCCCTCAAGCAGACCCTGGAGGCGGATCCGCCCTACGGCGCGAAGGTGACCTTCGAGGGTGAGAAGGCCAGCGCCGGTTGGGATGCTCCTCCGCTCGAGAAGTGGCTCGAGAAGGCCACCCACGAGGCCTCGTGCGCCTTCTTCGGCAAGCCCTTCATGGCCATGGGCGAGGGCGGCACCATCCCCTTCATGGAGATGCTCGGCCGCCGCTTCCCCGAGGCCCAGTTCCTCATTACTGGCGTGCTCGGGCCCAACAGCAACGCCCACGGGCCCAACGAGTTCCTGCACATCCCCACCGGCAAGAAGCTCACCTGCTGCGTGGCCAGCGTCCTCTCCTCTCACTTCTCGCGGTAG
- a CDS encoding SDR family NAD(P)-dependent oxidoreductase: MTTTKKTAVVTGASRGIGRSLVQAFVKEGYEVWALARAADALESLERESGGAVRPLAIDVADEAAVVAASKRILEEGTPRVLVNNAGITVSAPLHKTSTQDFQKVMAVNVTAPFLFSRELIPAMAAAGGGRVINIGSIAATRGVKYTSAYCASKHALLGLTRSLAVEWARKNVTVNIVNPGWVETDMLTSAKAAISKTTGRSEQEAHAALANMNALGRVIQPEEVAALCVFLTTDAAASITGAAYNIDGGEAG; encoded by the coding sequence ATGACGACGACCAAGAAGACGGCGGTGGTGACGGGGGCGAGCCGCGGTATCGGGCGCTCCCTGGTGCAGGCCTTCGTGAAGGAGGGCTACGAGGTATGGGCGCTGGCGCGGGCGGCGGACGCGCTGGAGTCGCTGGAGCGCGAGTCGGGAGGCGCGGTGCGCCCGCTGGCGATCGACGTGGCGGACGAGGCCGCGGTGGTGGCGGCGAGCAAGCGGATTCTGGAGGAGGGGACGCCGCGGGTGCTGGTGAACAACGCGGGCATCACCGTGTCGGCGCCGCTGCACAAGACGTCCACGCAGGACTTCCAGAAGGTGATGGCGGTGAACGTGACCGCGCCGTTCCTCTTCAGCCGCGAGCTGATTCCGGCGATGGCGGCGGCGGGCGGAGGCCGGGTCATCAACATCGGGAGCATCGCGGCGACGAGGGGCGTGAAGTACACGTCGGCCTACTGCGCCTCCAAGCACGCGCTGCTGGGGCTGACGCGCTCGCTGGCGGTGGAGTGGGCGCGCAAGAACGTGACGGTGAACATCGTGAACCCCGGCTGGGTGGAGACGGACATGCTCACGAGCGCGAAGGCGGCGATCTCCAAGACCACGGGGCGCTCGGAGCAGGAGGCGCACGCGGCGCTGGCGAACATGAACGCGCTGGGCCGGGTCATCCAGCCGGAGGAGGTGGCGGCGCTGTGCGTCTTCCTGACCACGGACGCGGCGGCCAGCATCACGGGAGCGGCGTACAACATCGACGGCGGCGAGGCGGGCTAG
- a CDS encoding DUF2058 family protein: protein MGGGRPQGGGRPQGGRPQGGRPGGEPGGGIVPKLPPLPGSKAAQRMESKKQVEQDRKLRELVHGGQVPVDVGATVFYFMTRKGKLRRLELTETQAKQLEDGTLAVVERPEPAQIEHSLVPAAVAEQMYAISKKSVRFLNRKDLPIGFMSDDEVKEKQAAEARGEEPQVEEDDESTTEGGEETAQAEDTVSPEGSPEGGTEPTPS from the coding sequence ATGGGCGGAGGCCGACCCCAGGGAGGAGGCCGGCCCCAGGGAGGACGTCCGCAGGGAGGGCGTCCGGGCGGTGAGCCGGGGGGCGGCATCGTCCCCAAGCTGCCGCCGCTGCCGGGCTCGAAGGCGGCCCAGCGGATGGAGTCCAAGAAGCAGGTGGAGCAGGACCGGAAGCTGCGCGAGCTGGTGCACGGCGGGCAGGTGCCGGTGGACGTGGGCGCCACCGTCTTCTACTTCATGACGCGCAAGGGGAAGCTGCGGCGGCTGGAGCTGACGGAGACGCAGGCGAAGCAGCTCGAGGACGGCACGCTGGCGGTGGTGGAGCGGCCGGAGCCGGCGCAGATCGAGCACTCGCTGGTGCCGGCGGCGGTGGCCGAGCAGATGTACGCCATCTCCAAGAAGTCGGTGCGCTTCCTGAACCGGAAGGATCTGCCCATCGGCTTCATGAGTGACGACGAGGTGAAGGAGAAGCAGGCGGCGGAGGCGCGGGGCGAGGAGCCGCAGGTGGAGGAGGACGACGAGTCCACCACCGAGGGCGGCGAGGAGACCGCGCAGGCCGAGGACACGGTGAGCCCCGAGGGAAGCCCCGAGGGGGGCACGGAGCCGACGCCGTCCTGA
- a CDS encoding GAF domain-containing sensor histidine kinase, whose translation MEDGSLSRESPGCGPRVFRELEHAWRHLDHLYEISKRLAAFEGAERTFPEVMALASEVLPLRTALLLVGMDPSGEFVRAHPHLLVWHAADVPSAQLSLAVERAASTYAWLVGVKAVVPLGEVVVGLGEPETWLLPEPPESSGPTVITLPLVSKGSVFGALQVDAAGVMAEEGLAFLDAVSNQLAVALDRHCALRREVRLRERAEALELAQREHLERERQARLEAEESHRRQAFLSEASALLGASLDYRASLPEIARLLVPSWADCCAIDLFQDDPGGAERIAMMAAEPPLHPRGSESFVARVLSSHPWVALPASAAGLQDGHVSVERAEWTGFPSNLRLLIRVRGRTLGVMSLISARPERYGSADVVLFEALAQRIAAVVDSALLFQQAQDAVRWREELLAVVSHDIKTPLLVVRMNAELLLKAARPPDEERRRHGRRHVEMILRATDQMRELIAGILDRARLQGMPMPLAPQPWTVDELFHQALEVLRPLASNKHQDLVVEVGPGLPRVRADRERVLQVLSNLVGNAIKFTPSSGTVILRARKVDGMVRISVKDNGPGISPEDVPHLFERFWRASSVSERGTGLGLSIVKSIVEAHGGSLWVETQVGRGSTFFFTLPIAE comes from the coding sequence GTGGAGGATGGAAGCTTGTCGCGTGAGTCGCCCGGATGTGGGCCCCGGGTCTTCCGCGAGCTCGAGCATGCCTGGCGTCATCTCGACCACCTGTATGAGATCAGCAAGCGGCTCGCCGCCTTCGAGGGGGCGGAGCGCACCTTCCCCGAGGTGATGGCGCTCGCCTCCGAGGTGTTGCCGCTGCGCACGGCCTTGCTGCTCGTGGGGATGGACCCGAGCGGCGAGTTCGTCCGGGCGCACCCCCATCTGCTCGTCTGGCACGCGGCGGATGTACCGAGCGCGCAGCTCTCCCTGGCCGTCGAACGGGCCGCTTCTACGTATGCCTGGCTGGTGGGGGTGAAGGCCGTGGTGCCCCTGGGCGAGGTGGTGGTCGGGTTGGGTGAGCCGGAGACCTGGCTCCTCCCGGAGCCTCCCGAGAGCTCCGGGCCAACCGTCATCACCCTTCCGCTGGTGTCCAAGGGGAGTGTCTTCGGCGCGCTCCAGGTGGATGCGGCCGGGGTGATGGCCGAGGAGGGGCTCGCCTTCCTCGACGCGGTGTCCAACCAGCTCGCGGTGGCCCTGGACCGGCACTGCGCCCTGCGGCGCGAGGTGCGGCTGCGTGAGCGCGCGGAAGCACTCGAGCTGGCCCAACGCGAGCACCTGGAGCGGGAGCGTCAGGCGCGTCTGGAGGCCGAGGAATCCCACCGGCGCCAGGCCTTCCTGTCCGAGGCCAGTGCCCTCCTTGGTGCCTCGCTGGACTACCGCGCCTCGTTGCCCGAGATCGCTCGCCTGCTGGTGCCCTCGTGGGCTGACTGCTGCGCCATCGACCTCTTCCAGGATGACCCCGGCGGCGCCGAGCGCATCGCCATGATGGCCGCCGAGCCTCCCCTCCATCCCCGTGGGAGCGAGTCCTTCGTGGCCCGGGTCCTCTCCTCGCATCCCTGGGTGGCCCTCCCGGCGAGTGCCGCGGGGTTGCAGGACGGGCACGTGTCGGTGGAGCGGGCCGAGTGGACCGGCTTCCCCTCCAACCTCCGGCTGCTCATCCGCGTGCGGGGCCGCACGCTCGGGGTGATGAGCCTGATCTCCGCCCGGCCGGAGCGCTATGGCTCCGCCGATGTCGTGCTCTTCGAGGCGCTCGCCCAGCGCATCGCGGCGGTGGTGGACTCGGCGTTGCTCTTCCAGCAGGCGCAGGATGCGGTGCGATGGCGCGAGGAATTGCTCGCGGTCGTCTCCCACGACATCAAGACGCCGCTGCTCGTGGTGAGGATGAATGCCGAGCTGCTTCTCAAGGCAGCGCGGCCTCCCGACGAGGAGCGCCGACGCCATGGCCGCCGCCATGTGGAGATGATCCTGCGCGCGACGGATCAGATGAGGGAGCTCATCGCGGGCATCCTCGACCGGGCCCGCCTGCAGGGGATGCCCATGCCGCTGGCGCCCCAGCCGTGGACGGTGGACGAGCTCTTCCATCAGGCGCTCGAGGTGCTCCGGCCGCTCGCCTCGAACAAGCACCAGGACCTGGTGGTGGAGGTGGGCCCGGGGCTGCCGCGCGTGCGTGCCGATCGGGAGCGCGTCCTCCAGGTGCTCTCCAACCTCGTGGGCAACGCCATCAAGTTCACCCCCTCGAGCGGCACCGTCATCCTGCGCGCCCGGAAGGTGGATGGGATGGTGCGCATCTCGGTGAAGGACAACGGACCGGGCATTTCACCCGAGGATGTGCCGCACCTCTTCGAGCGCTTCTGGCGGGCCTCTAGCGTGAGCGAGCGCGGAACGGGGCTCGGGCTGAGCATCGTGAAGAGCATCGTGGAGGCGCACGGTGGCTCTCTCTGGGTGGAGACCCAGGTGGGGCGGGGCAGCACCTTCTTCTTCACCCTGCCCATCGCGGAGTGA
- a CDS encoding endonuclease/exonuclease/phosphatase family protein: MLRVLTLNIAHGVPSIPVPLPFLLPRGKLLGHLDQMAGLLARENADVVALQEVDRAGLFSGTVDPLERLATRAGYAHMFHGAHLHLPGLCTRGTALLSHRPLLETDSRRFEEVASIDKGYVVAAVEDEDRLLDVVSTHLDFASERRRQQQAVHIIEALQRRPHRPRLVMGDMNSRQGNPGVGIERMMKQLALHTPEPGGGEPTYEARAPTMRLDWILASPELRFTHYHPLAERVSDHLALKAELEWTVGG, translated from the coding sequence ATGCTTAGGGTGCTCACGCTGAACATCGCGCACGGCGTGCCGTCGATTCCCGTCCCCCTGCCCTTCCTGCTCCCGCGCGGCAAGCTGCTGGGCCACCTGGACCAGATGGCCGGGCTGCTCGCACGGGAGAACGCGGACGTGGTGGCGCTCCAGGAGGTGGACCGTGCGGGACTCTTCAGCGGAACCGTGGACCCGCTGGAGCGCCTGGCTACCCGCGCCGGCTACGCGCACATGTTCCACGGCGCCCACCTCCACCTGCCAGGGCTCTGTACCCGGGGCACCGCCCTGCTCTCCCATCGGCCGCTGCTGGAGACCGACTCGCGACGCTTCGAGGAAGTCGCCTCCATCGACAAGGGCTATGTGGTGGCCGCGGTGGAGGACGAGGACCGCCTGTTGGACGTGGTGTCGACGCACCTGGACTTCGCCTCCGAGCGTCGGCGGCAACAGCAGGCGGTCCACATCATCGAGGCACTCCAACGCCGTCCCCACCGCCCACGCCTGGTGATGGGGGACATGAACTCGCGCCAGGGCAACCCGGGAGTGGGCATCGAGAGGATGATGAAGCAGTTGGCGCTGCACACTCCCGAGCCGGGTGGCGGCGAGCCCACCTACGAGGCCCGCGCGCCGACGATGCGGCTGGATTGGATCCTGGCGTCTCCCGAGCTGCGCTTCACGCACTACCACCCCCTCGCCGAGCGAGTCTCCGATCACCTCGCGCTGAAGGCGGAGCTGGAGTGGACCGTCGGAGGGTAG
- a CDS encoding acyl-CoA dehydrogenase family protein, with the protein MPRADITDLFRIDDLLSDEEKAARDTVARFVDTEVLPIIGKHFREGTFPAHLVPRLGEMGVLGANLQGYGCAGMNTVSYGLILQELERGDSGLRSFSSVQGSLCMFPIHAHGSEEQKQRFLPGMARGELIGCFGLTEADFGSNPGGMRTRARRDGDTWVLNGSKTWITNGTLANVAVVWAKTDEGGPESIRGFLVEKGMPGFTAREIPGKFSLRASTTSELFFEDVRVPDANVLPGVKGLRGPLSCLNNARMTIAFAVTGAAIACFEGAREYALSRGQFDKPIAAYQLTQEKLADMLQEIVKAQLLSLRLARLKDEGKVTPVMVSLAKRNNVKAALEIARVARSIYGANGVTDAYPPIRHMLNLESVFTYEGTHEVHTLVLGKAITGYDAFS; encoded by the coding sequence ATGCCTCGCGCGGACATCACCGATCTCTTCCGCATCGACGACCTGCTCTCCGACGAGGAGAAGGCCGCCCGTGACACCGTCGCCCGCTTCGTCGACACCGAGGTGCTCCCCATCATCGGCAAGCACTTCCGCGAGGGCACCTTCCCCGCGCACCTCGTGCCCCGGCTCGGCGAGATGGGCGTGCTCGGCGCCAACCTCCAGGGCTACGGCTGTGCGGGAATGAACACCGTCAGCTACGGCCTCATCCTCCAGGAACTGGAGCGTGGGGACTCGGGGCTGCGCTCCTTCTCGTCCGTGCAGGGCTCGCTCTGCATGTTCCCCATCCACGCCCATGGCAGCGAGGAGCAGAAGCAACGTTTCCTGCCCGGCATGGCCCGGGGCGAGCTCATCGGCTGCTTCGGCCTCACCGAGGCGGACTTCGGCTCCAACCCTGGCGGCATGCGCACCCGGGCCCGCCGCGATGGCGACACGTGGGTGCTCAATGGCTCCAAGACGTGGATTACGAATGGCACCCTCGCCAACGTGGCCGTCGTGTGGGCGAAGACGGACGAGGGCGGCCCCGAGTCCATCCGCGGCTTCCTCGTGGAGAAGGGCATGCCCGGCTTCACCGCCCGCGAGATTCCGGGGAAGTTCTCCCTGCGCGCCTCCACCACCAGTGAGCTGTTCTTCGAGGACGTGCGCGTACCGGACGCCAACGTGCTGCCCGGAGTGAAGGGGCTGCGCGGGCCCCTGTCCTGTCTCAACAACGCGCGCATGACGATCGCCTTCGCCGTCACCGGAGCCGCCATCGCGTGCTTCGAGGGTGCCCGTGAGTACGCGCTCTCCCGGGGCCAGTTCGACAAGCCCATCGCCGCCTACCAGCTCACGCAGGAGAAGCTGGCGGACATGCTGCAGGAGATCGTGAAGGCACAGCTGCTCTCGCTGCGGCTGGCGCGCCTCAAGGACGAGGGCAAGGTGACGCCCGTCATGGTGAGCCTGGCCAAGCGCAACAACGTGAAGGCCGCGCTGGAGATCGCCCGCGTGGCCCGGAGCATCTACGGCGCCAACGGCGTCACCGACGCCTACCCGCCCATCCGTCACATGCTCAACCTGGAGAGTGTCTTTACCTACGAGGGCACCCATGAGGTGCATACGCTGGTGCTCGGCAAGGCCATCACCGGCTACGACGCCTTCAGCTGA